A genomic window from Providencia alcalifaciens includes:
- a CDS encoding nitroreductase family protein codes for MSNAFIEMIKNRRTIYNLGDSLPISEEKVAGLIKEAVKHSPSAFNSQTSRIVVLFGAEHKKLWDITKEALRAIVPEAAFAGTEQKINSFIAGSGTVLFFEDKNVVTGLQEQFPLYADNFPIWSEQASGMAQLAVWTTLSQENVGASLQHYNPLIDNQVQQEWDIPANWILRAQMVFGSIEQPAGDKDFMDDDVRFKVFK; via the coding sequence ATGTCTAACGCATTTATCGAAATGATTAAAAATCGTCGCACTATTTATAACTTAGGCGATTCATTACCAATCTCGGAAGAGAAAGTGGCTGGACTTATCAAAGAAGCTGTTAAGCACTCTCCATCAGCATTTAACTCACAAACTTCACGTATTGTGGTGTTATTTGGCGCAGAACATAAAAAACTGTGGGATATTACCAAAGAAGCTTTACGCGCTATCGTACCAGAAGCAGCGTTTGCGGGAACTGAGCAAAAAATTAATAGCTTTATCGCCGGTTCTGGTACCGTTCTTTTCTTTGAAGATAAAAATGTAGTCACTGGCTTACAAGAACAATTCCCACTCTATGCGGATAATTTCCCTATCTGGTCAGAACAAGCGAGCGGTATGGCGCAGCTGGCAGTATGGACAACATTATCTCAGGAAAATGTGGGCGCATCATTACAGCACTACAACCCATTAATTGATAATCAAGTTCAACAAGAGTGGGATATCCCAGCAAATTGGATTTTACGTGCTCAAATGGTATTTGGTTCCATTGAACAACCTGCTGGTGATAAAGACTTTATGGACGACGACGTTCGTTTCAAAGTATTCAAATAA
- a CDS encoding AAA family ATPase yields MKILSLRLKNINSLKGEWKIDFTEEPFASNGLFAITGATGAGKTTLLDAICLALYHQTPRLGAISKSKNELMTRHTGECLAEVEFEVKGIAYRAFWSQRRANNKPDGNLQDAKAELATVADGQIIAEKISEVREKIVQITGLDFGRFTKSILLSQGDFAAFLNATEKERADLLEEITGTEIYSQISVYIFNQHKQAKTDLDILRAQASSINLLTEAEHQELVEKQQQYSEQEQQLSQNKNRHQHALTWHQQHQQLLQNTQRLQIAQQQALQQYQAAEPSLHKLAQSAPAEALRPDWLAVQSLQTQLDEQTQKQQRTALLLEDAQKQRLPLVTQHTQAQSEQNQYKEWVQKTTTMIDNEVRPLDNLLAQLNQQKVQLDQQLNQLNGEYLQKKSIVENIQQKILHANNELNTTQLFLQEHQHDAQIVAQLGSWQQQGKFIYELTERLTQNQQKQQAINLEWQTLQQVQQQKSKESQQAQSHLEEQHSRFNQLEKQFQEYKEKYNIEEIKASISQRQERLQHAKILPVLLTQHEEKQQQLQSQTQLQNQLNESINQLVQQVAITQDRVTQLQPQRQILEQKLQLEQKIVSLEHERQQLIEGTPCPLCGSLEHPALASYQAVMPNETQQQLATLMTQIETEKQKLTEQQALLQADKRRQQDNELAQKQLQEQFNNLNNQWLKACEQAGTPELAKTASAVEQLIVELHEKLTAQQAVINEFAQLEHQHQEAKNQYYEQQTQAKQLFSELSLLDEKLKHQSQQLEENQAEQQSLQQRLEQQTRQLTDSLAPFNLALPNQAQFTTWLQEIEQRGQYYEAQKATFLQLTKNIEVDTATLAAETVNAQQLAQKLSAQQQQLEQLNQQIEQKNTQRQNLLEGQTVAVFIQKMQEKQAQYTHQVDTLSEQISAIDKNIAALNGSAQELNYQLTQLSQRQLAAHAQFVAALSSSPFETQEQFLNALLPTEEKIKLEQLKQRVTQQRLEAETRYQESLSAMVNHEQQRLAEFAEFSVEQIQQALEQLESQIKILNQQQGQIINQLERDQQQRHQQRELLNKIEQSQLSYDDWSYLNTLIGSAEGDKFRRYAQGLTLDCLVSLANQQLDKLHGRYLLQRSHLANLELQVIDGWQGDSIRDTKTLSGGESFLVSLALALALSDMVSHRTQLESLFLDEGFGTLDAETLDIALDALESLNASGKTIGVISHVEAMKERIPVQIAVKKTNGLGFSELPSHYRVS; encoded by the coding sequence GTGAAAATCTTAAGCTTACGCCTGAAAAACATTAACTCCTTAAAAGGTGAATGGAAGATTGATTTCACGGAGGAGCCTTTTGCCAGTAATGGGTTATTTGCCATCACAGGCGCGACTGGCGCGGGAAAAACCACTTTATTGGATGCTATCTGCCTTGCACTTTATCACCAAACTCCACGGTTAGGCGCAATATCAAAAAGCAAAAATGAGTTGATGACCCGCCACACGGGCGAATGCTTAGCAGAAGTGGAGTTTGAAGTTAAAGGCATCGCTTATCGCGCATTTTGGAGTCAACGCCGGGCAAATAATAAACCCGATGGCAACCTGCAAGATGCAAAAGCAGAGCTTGCAACCGTCGCTGATGGGCAGATCATCGCAGAAAAAATCAGTGAAGTTCGTGAAAAAATTGTGCAAATCACCGGGCTCGATTTTGGGCGTTTCACTAAATCTATTTTGCTCTCTCAAGGGGATTTTGCCGCCTTTTTAAATGCCACCGAAAAAGAACGCGCCGATTTACTGGAAGAGATCACTGGCACTGAAATTTACAGCCAGATTTCGGTGTATATTTTTAACCAACATAAACAAGCTAAAACCGATCTCGATATTCTTCGGGCGCAAGCAAGTAGCATTAACTTGCTCACTGAAGCTGAACATCAAGAACTTGTTGAAAAACAGCAACAATATTCAGAGCAAGAACAGCAACTGAGCCAGAATAAAAACCGCCATCAACACGCGCTAACATGGCACCAGCAACATCAACAATTGCTGCAAAACACCCAGCGATTACAGATTGCACAACAGCAAGCTCTACAGCAATATCAAGCCGCCGAACCCAGCTTACATAAGCTGGCACAAAGTGCGCCAGCAGAAGCTCTACGCCCAGATTGGTTAGCGGTACAAAGCTTGCAAACTCAACTCGATGAACAGACCCAAAAACAGCAGCGTACCGCATTACTTTTAGAAGACGCTCAAAAGCAGCGCTTACCATTAGTCACCCAGCACACTCAAGCTCAGTCGGAACAAAATCAATATAAAGAGTGGGTACAAAAAACCACAACAATGATCGATAACGAAGTGCGACCACTCGACAATTTACTCGCACAACTTAACCAGCAAAAAGTCCAATTGGACCAGCAATTAAATCAGCTAAATGGCGAATATTTACAGAAAAAATCGATTGTAGAAAACATTCAGCAGAAAATTCTTCATGCCAATAATGAGTTGAATACAACCCAGTTATTTCTACAAGAACATCAACATGATGCCCAGATTGTCGCGCAACTAGGAAGCTGGCAACAGCAAGGGAAATTTATTTATGAACTTACCGAACGCCTAACCCAAAACCAGCAAAAGCAGCAAGCTATCAACCTTGAATGGCAAACCCTACAGCAAGTTCAGCAGCAAAAATCCAAAGAATCACAACAGGCTCAAAGCCATTTAGAAGAGCAGCATTCTCGCTTTAATCAGCTCGAAAAGCAGTTTCAGGAATATAAAGAAAAGTACAATATCGAAGAAATTAAGGCCTCAATTTCACAGCGACAAGAGCGTTTGCAGCATGCGAAAATACTGCCAGTTTTACTGACTCAACATGAAGAAAAACAGCAACAATTACAGTCACAAACACAGTTACAAAACCAACTAAATGAATCTATCAACCAATTGGTGCAACAAGTTGCCATTACGCAAGATAGAGTGACTCAGCTCCAGCCTCAGCGACAAATCTTAGAGCAAAAACTTCAGCTAGAACAAAAAATTGTCAGCCTAGAACATGAACGCCAACAGCTCATTGAAGGCACTCCATGCCCTCTTTGTGGCTCATTGGAGCACCCCGCTTTAGCATCATATCAAGCCGTTATGCCCAATGAGACCCAGCAACAACTGGCTACGTTGATGACTCAAATTGAGACCGAAAAACAAAAGCTCACTGAGCAGCAAGCCTTATTGCAAGCAGACAAACGCCGCCAACAAGATAACGAATTGGCTCAAAAGCAACTGCAAGAGCAGTTCAACAACCTGAACAATCAATGGCTAAAGGCATGTGAGCAAGCAGGTACTCCTGAACTAGCCAAAACCGCGTCAGCGGTAGAACAATTGATCGTTGAATTGCACGAAAAGCTTACCGCTCAGCAAGCTGTCATCAACGAATTTGCACAGTTAGAGCATCAGCACCAAGAGGCTAAAAATCAATATTATGAACAGCAAACCCAAGCCAAACAGCTGTTTTCTGAGTTATCTCTCCTTGATGAGAAACTTAAGCATCAGTCCCAGCAATTAGAAGAAAACCAAGCGGAGCAGCAATCTCTGCAACAACGCTTAGAACAACAAACACGGCAGCTTACAGACTCGCTGGCGCCATTTAACCTCGCCCTGCCAAACCAAGCGCAATTTACCACTTGGCTACAAGAGATTGAGCAACGCGGGCAATATTATGAAGCGCAAAAAGCAACCTTCCTGCAACTCACCAAAAATATTGAAGTTGATACGGCAACGCTTGCAGCAGAAACAGTTAATGCCCAGCAACTAGCCCAGAAACTTTCTGCTCAACAGCAGCAATTAGAGCAATTAAATCAGCAAATTGAACAAAAAAACACGCAACGCCAGAATCTGTTAGAAGGCCAAACAGTTGCTGTTTTTATTCAAAAAATGCAAGAAAAACAAGCTCAATACACGCATCAAGTTGATACGCTTTCAGAGCAAATTAGCGCAATAGATAAAAATATTGCCGCACTCAATGGGAGTGCCCAAGAACTTAATTACCAATTGACGCAACTGAGCCAAAGACAGCTAGCCGCTCACGCTCAGTTTGTTGCTGCACTAAGCAGCAGCCCTTTCGAGACTCAAGAGCAATTCCTTAATGCCTTACTGCCTACTGAAGAGAAAATTAAACTGGAGCAGCTTAAACAGCGAGTGACTCAACAGCGGCTGGAAGCGGAAACTCGCTACCAAGAAAGCCTGTCTGCTATGGTAAATCATGAGCAACAGCGTTTAGCGGAATTCGCTGAGTTTTCAGTGGAGCAAATTCAGCAAGCTCTCGAACAATTAGAAAGCCAAATCAAGATATTGAACCAGCAACAAGGTCAAATCATTAACCAGCTTGAGCGTGATCAGCAACAGCGTCACCAACAACGTGAATTATTGAATAAAATTGAACAGAGCCAATTAAGCTACGATGATTGGAGTTATCTCAATACCTTAATCGGCTCCGCTGAAGGGGATAAATTTCGCCGCTACGCTCAAGGGCTAACCCTAGACTGTTTAGTCTCGCTCGCTAACCAACAACTCGATAAATTACACGGTCGTTACTTGCTACAGCGTAGCCATTTAGCCAACCTCGAATTACAGGTTATTGATGGTTGGCAAGGAGATAGCATTCGCGATACGAAGACCCTCTCAGGGGGTGAAAGTTTCTTAGTCAGTCTCGCACTAGCCCTTGCGTTATCTGACATGGTGAGCCATCGTACGCAATTAGAATCACTCTTTTTAGATGAAGGTTTTGGTACGCTAGACGCTGAAACTTTAGATATTGCCCTAGATGCATTAGAGAGCCTAAATGCATCAGGAAAAACCATTGGTGTGATTAGCCATGTGGAAGCGATGAAAGAACGAATTCCAGTACAAATTGCGGTGAAAAAAACTAACGGACTCGGCTTTAGTGAACTTCCAAGCCACTATCGTGTTAGTTGA
- the sbcD gene encoding exonuclease subunit SbcD, whose protein sequence is MRIIHTSDWHLGQYFFTKNRSAEHQHFLRWLIEQVKQYQVDALIVAGDIFDTGAPPSYARELYNQFIVDLQKTGCQLVILSGNHDSVSVLNESSALLRYLNTHVITSNSGSPVITLKDKQGNPNGLVCAIPFLRPRDIQVSIAGQSSEEKQLSLQNAIHEHYQSCYQKAVEQRTELGLDIPIIATGHLTVVGAELTDSVREIYIGTLDAFPSGAFPPADYIALGHIHRPQLIGGQAHIRYSGSPIALSFDESQQQKSVCLVEFNQHQFANVTLLPIPVFQPLLSLKGSLKELQKQLMDLPVPENEQPIWLDIEVATQDYLGDIQQRIEALTQELTVEVVRLRRARQAQTGQNLTLQNETLSELTAEEVFTRRLTEESLEDKALEQRLLQLFKQSYANLRNEQGE, encoded by the coding sequence ATGCGCATCATCCACACTTCAGACTGGCATTTAGGTCAGTATTTTTTTACTAAAAATCGATCTGCTGAACACCAACACTTTTTGCGTTGGTTAATCGAGCAAGTCAAACAGTACCAAGTGGATGCATTGATTGTGGCTGGCGATATCTTTGATACAGGCGCACCACCAAGTTATGCGCGTGAACTCTACAACCAGTTTATTGTTGATTTGCAAAAAACAGGCTGCCAATTAGTTATCTTGAGTGGTAACCATGACTCCGTCTCTGTTTTGAATGAATCCAGCGCGTTATTACGTTATCTAAATACTCACGTCATCACATCAAACAGCGGATCCCCTGTCATTACATTAAAAGATAAGCAAGGGAATCCAAATGGATTGGTGTGCGCGATCCCCTTTTTGCGACCACGAGATATCCAAGTCAGCATTGCAGGGCAAAGCAGTGAAGAAAAACAACTTTCACTACAAAATGCCATTCATGAACACTACCAAAGCTGTTACCAAAAAGCCGTTGAGCAACGTACTGAACTGGGCTTAGATATCCCGATTATTGCCACGGGGCATTTGACTGTCGTCGGTGCAGAACTGACAGACTCCGTGCGTGAGATTTATATCGGCACATTAGACGCCTTTCCTTCTGGCGCATTCCCACCTGCGGATTATATTGCACTCGGACACATCCATCGTCCTCAACTGATTGGTGGACAAGCACATATTCGCTACAGCGGCTCTCCGATTGCCCTCAGTTTTGACGAATCACAACAACAAAAAAGCGTCTGCTTAGTCGAATTTAATCAGCACCAATTTGCCAATGTTACTTTACTGCCAATTCCCGTTTTCCAGCCGCTATTAAGCTTAAAAGGCTCTTTGAAAGAATTGCAAAAACAATTAATGGACTTACCCGTCCCAGAAAATGAGCAACCAATTTGGTTAGATATTGAAGTCGCCACTCAAGACTATCTTGGTGATATCCAGCAACGTATTGAGGCTCTCACTCAAGAACTCACTGTTGAAGTTGTTCGCCTACGCCGTGCTCGGCAGGCACAAACAGGTCAAAACCTCACTTTGCAGAATGAAACATTAAGTGAACTGACTGCCGAAGAAGTTTTTACTCGACGACTTACCGAAGAGTCATTGGAAGACAAAGCGTTAGAGCAGCGTTTATTGCAACTGTTCAAGCAATCCTACGCCAACTTGCGCAATGAGCAGGGAGAATAA
- the phoB gene encoding phosphate regulon transcriptional regulator PhoB, translating to MARRILVVEDEAPIREMVCFVLEQNGFQPTEADDYDSAIAQLVDPLPDLVLLDWMIPGGSGIQVIKHMKRDSATRDVPVMMLTARGEEEDRVKGLEVGADDYLIKPFSPKELIARVKAILRRISPMATEDIIEMNGLVLDPTSHRVTSKEIPIDMGPTEYKLLHFFMTHPERVYSREQLLNYVWGANVYVEDRTVDVHIRRLRKALELDGHDKMVQTVRGTGYRFSVRY from the coding sequence ATGGCAAGACGCATTCTAGTCGTTGAAGATGAAGCGCCCATCCGAGAAATGGTTTGTTTTGTATTGGAACAGAATGGTTTTCAGCCCACAGAGGCTGATGATTATGATTCTGCGATAGCGCAATTGGTTGATCCGCTACCTGATTTAGTGTTATTGGATTGGATGATCCCCGGCGGTTCCGGTATCCAAGTCATTAAACATATGAAGCGTGATAGTGCCACGCGTGATGTCCCCGTGATGATGCTAACCGCAAGGGGTGAAGAAGAAGATCGCGTGAAAGGATTAGAAGTGGGCGCGGATGATTATTTAATCAAACCGTTTTCACCAAAAGAATTGATAGCTCGAGTTAAAGCCATTTTACGACGTATCTCTCCAATGGCAACAGAAGACATTATTGAAATGAACGGGTTGGTTCTTGACCCTACCTCTCATCGCGTTACCAGCAAAGAAATTCCCATTGATATGGGGCCTACTGAATATAAATTACTCCACTTCTTCATGACCCATCCAGAGCGAGTCTATAGCCGCGAGCAGTTACTCAACTATGTTTGGGGCGCCAACGTGTATGTGGAAGACAGAACGGTGGATGTCCATATTCGTCGTTTAAGAAAAGCGTTAGAGCTAGATGGGCATGATAAGATGGTGCAAACGGTTCGTGGTACTGGCTACCGCTTCTCTGTTCGCTATTGA
- the phoR gene encoding phosphate regulon sensor histidine kinase PhoR, which yields MLERLSLKQLIWGLFLFILPALILSVFVGHLPWLLVISLLAALIWHGYNLIKLSDWLWLDRSMLPPDGKGGWEPIFYGIYQMQQRNRKRRRELGQLIKRFRSGAESLPDAVVIMTTEGNIFWCNRHAQQLLGFRWPEDNGQHIFNLLRYPDFSRYFTVKNYDQALTIELNSGEIVEFRILPYASDQLLMVARDVTEKRRLEKARRDFFANVSHELRTPLTVIQGYLEVMDDQEGTSPMNKKALSVMQEQAHRMDNLVKQLLQLSRIEVAPQINLDEQINMPVVLKMIEQEAISLSQGRHEFEFSIDENLRVHGNEEQLRSAVANLVYNAINHTPDGTKIKVKWQRTSNGAQFSVSDNGPGITADHLPRLTERFYRVDKARSRQGGGGTGLGLAIVKHAVQHHSSQLSVTSQVGKGSEFSFTLPPVFIVSDKKRIH from the coding sequence GTGCTTGAACGCTTATCCTTAAAACAGCTGATTTGGGGGCTGTTTTTATTTATTTTACCCGCATTGATACTGTCTGTTTTTGTTGGGCATCTTCCATGGCTGCTAGTAATTTCGCTACTCGCGGCACTCATTTGGCACGGATATAACCTGATAAAACTCTCTGACTGGCTATGGTTGGACAGAAGTATGCTGCCGCCGGATGGCAAAGGGGGATGGGAGCCGATATTTTATGGTATCTATCAGATGCAGCAGCGTAACCGCAAGCGTCGCCGTGAACTAGGACAACTGATTAAGCGTTTTCGCAGTGGGGCTGAGTCTTTACCTGATGCTGTGGTAATAATGACTACCGAAGGCAATATTTTCTGGTGTAACCGCCACGCTCAACAGCTTCTTGGCTTTCGCTGGCCGGAGGATAACGGACAGCATATTTTTAACTTGTTACGTTACCCTGATTTTAGCCGTTATTTCACCGTAAAAAACTATGATCAAGCGCTAACTATTGAGCTTAACAGTGGTGAAATTGTTGAGTTTCGTATCTTGCCGTATGCGAGTGATCAACTCTTAATGGTGGCTCGAGATGTGACTGAGAAACGTCGTCTAGAAAAAGCACGTAGAGACTTTTTTGCTAACGTGAGCCATGAGTTACGTACGCCATTGACCGTTATCCAAGGTTATCTTGAAGTTATGGATGATCAAGAAGGTACTTCACCGATGAATAAAAAAGCCTTGTCGGTGATGCAGGAGCAGGCTCATCGAATGGATAACCTTGTGAAGCAATTACTGCAATTATCCCGTATTGAGGTTGCCCCTCAAATTAATCTTGATGAACAGATTAATATGCCGGTCGTTCTGAAGATGATTGAGCAAGAAGCGATTAGCTTAAGCCAAGGGCGGCACGAGTTTGAATTCAGTATTGATGAAAACCTTCGTGTTCATGGTAATGAAGAGCAGTTACGAAGCGCGGTTGCTAACTTAGTGTATAACGCCATAAACCACACGCCAGACGGTACGAAAATTAAGGTGAAATGGCAACGAACCAGTAATGGCGCGCAGTTTAGTGTGAGTGACAATGGCCCAGGAATTACAGCGGATCACCTTCCTCGCTTAACAGAGCGTTTTTATCGTGTAGATAAAGCGCGTTCTCGACAAGGTGGTGGTGGCACTGGGCTCGGCTTAGCGATTGTTAAGCATGCCGTTCAGCACCATAGTAGTCAGCTCTCAGTAACCAGTCAGGTTGGCAAGGGCAGTGAGTTTTCATTCACATTACCGCCAGTGTTTATTGTGTCAGACAAAAAACGAATACATTAA
- the brnQ gene encoding branched-chain amino acid transport system II carrier protein, which yields MAHRLSSRDILALGFMTFALFVGAGNIIFPPMVGLQAGEQVWTAALGFLVTGVGLPVLTVVALAKVGGGIEALSTPIGKTAGLLLAIVAYLSVGPLFATPRTATVSYKVGIAPLLGGESEISLLVYSAIYFVLVIGISLYPGKLLDSVGHILAPVKMLALAILGVAAIMWPAGQPILATPEYQDMAFSNGFINGYLTMDTLGAMVFGIVIVNAARSRGIENSSLLTRYTMWAGLIAGVLLTLVYLSLFKLGENSGSLIPNPADGADILHEYVQYTFGNYGSFFLAVLIFVACMVTAVGLTCACAEFFSRYVPISYRKLVLILGLFSMVISNLGLSKLIAFSLPVLVSIYPPCIVLILMSFTLKWWRNPTIVIAPTMLTSFVVGLIGAVKASDNLKTYIPEWMTSIPLYQQDLAWLLPSLVVLVVAALCDRLIAPSSEHHKHA from the coding sequence ATGGCTCATCGTTTATCATCCAGAGATATCCTCGCCTTAGGTTTTATGACCTTTGCGCTGTTTGTTGGGGCTGGAAATATCATTTTCCCGCCAATGGTCGGTTTACAAGCCGGTGAACAAGTTTGGACTGCGGCACTTGGCTTCTTAGTCACTGGTGTCGGTCTTCCTGTTCTTACCGTCGTTGCATTGGCGAAAGTAGGGGGTGGTATTGAAGCACTCAGCACGCCAATTGGTAAAACTGCGGGTCTGCTACTCGCTATCGTTGCCTATTTATCAGTAGGGCCTCTTTTTGCGACCCCAAGAACGGCAACAGTTTCTTATAAAGTTGGTATTGCACCACTTCTGGGCGGCGAATCTGAAATATCGCTGCTGGTTTATAGCGCCATCTATTTTGTGCTAGTGATCGGTATTTCGTTATACCCAGGTAAATTGTTAGATAGCGTGGGGCATATTTTGGCGCCAGTCAAAATGTTGGCGCTGGCAATTTTAGGTGTTGCCGCTATTATGTGGCCTGCCGGACAACCGATTCTGGCCACCCCTGAATACCAAGATATGGCATTTTCCAATGGCTTTATTAATGGCTATTTAACAATGGATACATTAGGTGCCATGGTTTTTGGTATTGTCATTGTGAATGCGGCGCGTTCCCGCGGTATTGAAAACTCATCATTATTAACTCGCTATACCATGTGGGCAGGTTTAATTGCTGGGGTGTTATTAACACTGGTCTATTTATCGTTGTTTAAATTGGGCGAAAATAGCGGGTCATTGATTCCAAATCCAGCTGATGGCGCTGATATTCTTCATGAATATGTTCAATACACGTTCGGTAATTACGGTAGTTTCTTCTTAGCGGTGTTGATTTTTGTTGCCTGTATGGTGACAGCGGTAGGGCTAACCTGCGCATGTGCTGAGTTCTTCAGTCGCTATGTGCCAATTTCTTACCGTAAATTGGTATTGATTTTAGGTTTGTTCTCTATGGTGATTTCAAACCTAGGACTGAGTAAGCTGATTGCGTTCTCATTGCCGGTATTGGTTTCGATTTATCCACCTTGTATCGTTTTAATTTTAATGAGCTTTACGTTGAAATGGTGGCGTAACCCAACCATCGTGATTGCTCCAACGATGTTAACAAGCTTTGTGGTCGGTTTGATTGGAGCAGTGAAAGCATCTGATAACCTGAAGACTTATATCCCAGAGTGGATGACGTCTATTCCACTATATCAGCAAGATTTAGCGTGGTTATTACCATCGCTGGTTGTGTTAGTAGTTGCAGCGCTGTGTGACAGACTTATCGCGCCATCAAGTGAGCACCATAAACACGCTTGA
- a CDS encoding type II toxin-antitoxin system RelE/ParE family toxin, with product MNYLEFMETTVFSKKRKLLMDDTEFQLFQTFLLENYALGDTISHSGGCRKIRWNRTGMGKSSGLRIIYYVRAVSGRIYLLLIYPKNEQDDLSEQQKLILRTLSKQFS from the coding sequence ATGAATTACTTAGAGTTTATGGAAACTACGGTTTTTAGTAAAAAACGTAAATTACTGATGGATGATACAGAGTTTCAATTATTCCAAACGTTCTTGTTAGAAAATTATGCATTAGGTGACACGATAAGCCATAGCGGCGGCTGTAGAAAGATTCGCTGGAACCGGACAGGTATGGGGAAAAGTAGTGGTTTAAGGATCATTTACTATGTTCGAGCAGTGAGTGGGCGGATATACCTACTTCTGATTTACCCTAAAAATGAGCAAGATGATTTGAGTGAGCAGCAAAAACTAATACTAAGAACTTTGAGTAAACAGTTCAGCTAA
- the nadS gene encoding NadS family protein, with protein MEKTLFNDLVSSMEEMIAIEKGEKIPSSENIHRHELPDVKAIRKQAGMKQQEFAEAIGLSVDLVRSWEQKRRTPSGIALKMLFLLEKQPGIINFLRTIHI; from the coding sequence ATGGAAAAAACACTATTTAATGATCTGGTCAGTAGTATGGAGGAAATGATCGCTATTGAAAAAGGTGAGAAAATTCCTTCTTCTGAAAACATTCACCGACATGAATTACCGGATGTAAAAGCGATCCGCAAACAAGCTGGAATGAAACAGCAGGAATTCGCTGAGGCAATTGGACTTAGCGTAGATTTAGTTCGAAGCTGGGAACAAAAACGTAGAACACCTTCAGGTATTGCACTAAAAATGTTGTTTTTATTAGAAAAACAGCCCGGTATTATTAATTTTTTACGGACAATTCATATCTAG